One Citrobacter amalonaticus genomic window carries:
- a CDS encoding DUF2627 domain-containing protein has translation MCGIFSKEVLSKHVVVEYRFSAEPYISASSSNVSVLSMLCLRAKKTL, from the coding sequence ATGTGTGGCATTTTCAGTAAAGAAGTCCTGAGTAAACACGTTGTCGTTGAATACCGCTTCTCTGCCGAACCTTATATTAGTGCCTCAAGCAGTAATGTCTCAGTTTTATCTATGTTATGCCTGCGGGCGAAGAAAACACTCTAA
- the ftsI gene encoding peptidoglycan glycosyltransferase FtsI produces MKKKSEGTARSFTPLRFALLCIAILLSLGLLLGRVAWLQIVEPDRLVRQEDMRSLREVTTASPRGMITDRQGRPLAVSVPVNAVWADPQTLLSKGGVGDNERWQALANTLHLSLTNLAARVNHDPSARFIYLARQVSPQQAKWIDKLNLPGINLREESRRFYPAGHVAANLIGFTNIDGQGIEGVEKSFNAQLMGKPGSRLVRKDKFGHVIENITEVNSVPAHELQLSIDERLQTVTEDALDNAVSWNKAESGAAVLVNIATGEILAMASFPDFNPNNRDGAVLDDFRNRAISDTFEPGSTVKPLVIMTALEQGIVQPDSVIDTHPFYLDGHRIRDVGFYPELTLTGILQKSSDTGVSHLSLAMPIQRVVDTYRRFGFGQPTGLGLTGESQGLMPQRRYWSDLDRATFAFGYGLMVTPLQLAHVYATIGSFGLYRPLSITRIDPPVIGKRVMSEALVRQVEHMMESVALPGGGGTKAAVRDYRVAVKTGTAKKIGDDGKYVDKYVAYTAGVAPASNPKFALVVVINDPQNGAYYGGAVSAPVFSQIMGDVLRLENVKPDGMPADSSHLLVMQSNAQTLPTR; encoded by the coding sequence GTGAAAAAGAAAAGTGAGGGTACGGCGCGAAGTTTCACACCGCTACGTTTTGCGCTGCTTTGTATCGCCATATTGCTGAGCCTGGGACTGCTGCTGGGGCGCGTTGCCTGGTTGCAGATTGTCGAACCCGACCGTCTGGTCAGGCAAGAAGACATGCGCTCATTGCGCGAAGTCACCACGGCATCGCCGCGTGGAATGATCACCGATCGGCAAGGGCGGCCGCTGGCGGTCAGCGTACCGGTGAATGCGGTCTGGGCTGACCCTCAAACGCTATTGAGCAAAGGCGGCGTTGGCGACAACGAACGCTGGCAGGCGCTGGCCAACACGCTGCATCTTTCACTCACGAACCTGGCGGCGCGCGTTAACCACGATCCGTCAGCACGGTTTATCTATCTTGCGCGTCAGGTCTCTCCTCAACAGGCGAAGTGGATCGATAAGCTGAACCTGCCCGGGATTAATTTGCGCGAAGAGTCCCGGCGCTTTTACCCGGCAGGACATGTCGCGGCGAATCTGATTGGTTTCACCAATATTGACGGGCAGGGCATTGAAGGGGTTGAGAAAAGCTTTAACGCACAGTTAATGGGGAAGCCGGGTTCCCGCCTGGTCCGCAAAGATAAATTCGGTCACGTGATTGAAAACATCACGGAAGTTAATTCTGTGCCGGCGCATGAACTACAACTCAGCATTGATGAGCGACTGCAGACAGTCACCGAGGATGCACTGGACAATGCGGTTAGCTGGAACAAAGCGGAATCAGGCGCTGCCGTGCTGGTGAACATTGCCACCGGTGAGATCCTGGCGATGGCCAGTTTCCCCGATTTTAACCCGAACAACCGTGATGGGGCGGTGCTTGATGATTTTCGTAATCGTGCGATTAGCGATACCTTCGAGCCGGGCTCGACGGTGAAACCGCTGGTCATTATGACGGCGCTTGAGCAGGGGATTGTCCAGCCTGACAGCGTGATCGACACTCATCCGTTTTATCTTGACGGGCATCGGATCCGCGATGTGGGCTTTTATCCGGAACTGACGCTGACCGGTATTTTGCAAAAATCGAGTGACACCGGGGTTTCGCATCTCTCGTTAGCGATGCCGATCCAGCGAGTCGTCGATACCTACCGCCGCTTTGGTTTTGGCCAACCCACGGGGCTGGGACTCACCGGTGAGAGTCAGGGGCTGATGCCGCAACGCCGTTACTGGAGCGATCTGGATCGCGCGACCTTTGCCTTTGGCTACGGCCTGATGGTGACGCCGCTGCAACTGGCGCACGTCTATGCCACGATTGGCAGTTTTGGCCTGTACCGACCGCTCTCTATTACGCGTATCGATCCGCCTGTCATCGGCAAGCGCGTAATGTCGGAAGCGCTGGTCAGGCAAGTGGAGCATATGATGGAAAGTGTCGCCCTGCCGGGGGGCGGCGGGACGAAGGCGGCGGTCCGGGATTATCGCGTGGCGGTTAAAACCGGGACGGCGAAGAAGATCGGTGATGACGGTAAATACGTTGATAAATATGTGGCTTACACCGCAGGAGTGGCGCCGGCAAGCAACCCGAAGTTTGCGCTGGTAGTGGTGATCAACGATCCGCAGAATGGGGCCTATTACGGTGGCGCGGTGTCGGCACCGGTTTTCAGCCAGATTATGGGCGATGTGCTGCGACTGGAAAACGTCAAACCGGATGGGATGCCTGCCGACTCCAGTCATCTGTTGGTGATGCAGAGCAATGCGCAGACACTCCCCACGCGCTAA
- the mgrB gene encoding PhoP/PhoQ regulator MgrB, whose amino-acid sequence MKKFRWIILVVVVLVCLLLWAQVFNIMCDQDVQFFSGICAINKFIPW is encoded by the coding sequence GTGAAAAAGTTTCGATGGATAATTCTGGTGGTGGTAGTGCTTGTGTGCCTGCTGCTATGGGCCCAGGTGTTCAACATCATGTGTGACCAGGATGTACAATTTTTCAGCGGAATTTGCGCCATCAATAAATTTATCCCCTGGTGA
- the mntP gene encoding manganese efflux pump MntP, which produces MNITATIILAFGMSMDAFAASIGKGATLHKPKFSEALRTGLIFGAVETLTPLIGWALGMLASKFVLEWNHWIAFILLVFLGGRMIIEGFRGADDEDDEPLRRHGFWLLVTTAIATSLDAMAVGVGLAFLQVNIIATALAIGCATLIMSTLGMMVGRFIGPLLGKRAEILGGVVLIGIGVQILWTHFHG; this is translated from the coding sequence ATGAATATCACCGCCACTATTATTCTCGCTTTTGGCATGTCGATGGATGCTTTTGCCGCATCAATTGGCAAAGGCGCGACCCTGCATAAACCCAAATTTTCTGAAGCCCTGCGTACCGGTTTAATTTTCGGCGCAGTGGAAACATTGACGCCGCTGATCGGCTGGGCGCTCGGTATGTTAGCCAGCAAATTCGTGCTGGAGTGGAATCACTGGATTGCTTTCATCCTGTTGGTCTTTCTGGGCGGACGGATGATTATTGAGGGATTTCGCGGCGCGGATGATGAAGATGATGAACCGCTGCGTCGTCACGGTTTCTGGTTACTGGTCACCACCGCTATCGCCACCAGCCTCGACGCCATGGCTGTCGGCGTGGGGCTGGCGTTCCTGCAGGTCAACATTATCGCTACCGCCCTGGCTATCGGCTGCGCCACGCTGATCATGTCCACACTGGGAATGATGGTCGGTCGCTTCATTGGCCCGCTGCTTGGCAAACGGGCTGAAATTCTGGGTGGGGTGGTACTGATCGGTATCGGCGTCCAGATCCTCTGGACGCACTTTCACGGTTAA
- the manX gene encoding PTS mannose transporter subunit IIAB, which yields MTIAIVIGTHGWAAEQLLKTAEMLLGEQENVGWIDFVPGENAETLIEKYNAQLAKLDTRNGVLFLVDTWGGSPFNAASRIVVDKEQYEVIAGVNIPMLVETLMARDDNPSFDELVALAVETGREGVKALKAKPVEKAAPAPVAAAPKAAAPAKPMGPNDYMQIGLARIDDRLIHGQVATRWTKETNVTRIIVVSDEVAADTVRKTLLTQVAPPGVTAHVVDVAKMIRVYNNPKYAGERVMLLFTNPTDVERIVEGGVKITSVNIGGMAFRQGKTQVNNAISVDEKDIEAFNKLNARGIELEARKVSTDQKLKMMDLIAKVGK from the coding sequence GTGACCATTGCTATTGTTATAGGCACACATGGTTGGGCTGCAGAGCAGTTACTCAAGACAGCAGAAATGCTGTTAGGCGAGCAGGAAAACGTCGGCTGGATCGATTTCGTGCCCGGCGAGAATGCCGAAACGCTGATTGAAAAGTACAACGCTCAGTTGGCAAAACTCGATACCCGTAACGGCGTGCTGTTTCTCGTCGATACATGGGGAGGCAGTCCGTTCAACGCTGCCAGCCGCATTGTCGTCGACAAAGAACAGTATGAAGTGATCGCCGGGGTGAACATCCCTATGCTGGTCGAAACGCTGATGGCGCGTGACGACAACCCAAGTTTCGACGAACTGGTCGCGCTGGCGGTTGAAACCGGTCGCGAAGGCGTGAAAGCGCTGAAAGCGAAACCGGTGGAAAAAGCCGCCCCTGCCCCCGTCGCAGCGGCCCCCAAAGCCGCGGCTCCGGCAAAACCGATGGGACCGAACGATTATATGCAAATCGGTCTTGCCCGTATTGATGACCGTTTAATCCACGGTCAGGTGGCTACCCGCTGGACCAAAGAAACCAACGTGACCCGCATTATCGTGGTCAGCGATGAAGTGGCTGCAGACACCGTGCGTAAAACGCTGTTGACGCAGGTGGCGCCTCCTGGCGTGACCGCTCACGTGGTGGATGTTGCCAAGATGATTCGCGTTTACAACAACCCGAAATACGCTGGCGAACGTGTGATGCTGCTGTTCACCAATCCGACCGATGTTGAACGCATTGTCGAAGGCGGCGTAAAAATCACCTCCGTGAACATTGGCGGTATGGCTTTCCGTCAGGGTAAAACGCAGGTCAACAACGCCATCTCTGTCGATGAGAAAGACATCGAAGCCTTTAACAAACTTAATGCCCGCGGTATTGAGCTTGAGGCGCGTAAAGTGTCAACCGATCAGAAACTGAAAATGATGGATTTGATTGCCAAAGTGGGCAAGTAA
- the cspE gene encoding transcription antiterminator/RNA stability regulator CspE, translating to MAKIKGQVKWFNESKGFGFITPADGSKDVFVHFSAIQGNGFKTLAEGQNVEFEIQDGQKGPAAVNVTAI from the coding sequence ATGGCAAAGATTAAAGGTCAAGTTAAGTGGTTCAACGAGTCTAAAGGTTTTGGCTTTATTACTCCGGCTGATGGCAGCAAAGACGTGTTCGTACACTTCTCCGCTATCCAGGGTAATGGCTTCAAAACTCTGGCTGAAGGCCAGAACGTTGAGTTCGAAATTCAGGACGGCCAGAAAGGTCCGGCTGCTGTTAACGTAACAGCTATCTGA
- a CDS encoding PTS mannose transporter subunit IID, which yields MVDMTKTTTEKKLTQSDIRGVFIRSNLFQGSWNFERMQALGFCFSMVPAIRRLYPENNDARKQAIKRHLEFFNTHPYVAAPVLGVTLAMEEQRANGAEIDDGAINGIKVGLMGPLAGVGDPIFWGTVRPVFAALGAGIAMSGSLLGPLLFFILFNAVRLLTRYYGVAYGYRKGVDIVKDMGGGFLQKLTEGASILGLFVMGALVNKWTHVNIPLVVSTITGQDGQTRVTTVQTILDQLMPGLVPLLLTFACMWLLRKKVNPLWIIVGFFVIGIAGYAVGLLGL from the coding sequence ATGGTTGATATGACTAAAACTACCACTGAGAAAAAACTCACACAGAGTGACATTCGTGGCGTGTTCATTCGTTCTAACCTGTTTCAGGGTTCATGGAACTTCGAACGTATGCAGGCGCTGGGTTTCTGCTTCTCCATGGTACCGGCTATTCGTCGCCTGTATCCAGAGAACAACGATGCGCGGAAGCAAGCCATCAAGCGTCACCTGGAATTCTTTAACACCCATCCATACGTTGCGGCACCGGTTCTCGGCGTAACGCTGGCGATGGAAGAACAGCGTGCTAACGGCGCAGAGATTGACGATGGTGCCATCAACGGTATCAAAGTCGGCCTGATGGGTCCGCTGGCAGGCGTGGGCGACCCGATTTTCTGGGGTACGGTGCGTCCGGTATTCGCCGCGTTAGGTGCGGGTATCGCGATGAGCGGTAGCCTGCTCGGCCCATTGCTGTTCTTCATTCTGTTCAACGCAGTCCGTCTGCTGACCCGTTACTATGGCGTCGCTTACGGTTACCGCAAAGGTGTCGATATCGTTAAGGATATGGGCGGCGGCTTCCTGCAGAAACTGACTGAGGGGGCGTCAATCCTCGGCCTGTTTGTTATGGGGGCATTGGTTAACAAGTGGACGCACGTGAACATCCCGCTAGTGGTCTCAACCATCACCGGACAGGATGGGCAGACCCGTGTTACCACCGTACAGACCATTCTCGACCAGTTAATGCCGGGTCTGGTTCCGCTGCTGCTGACCTTCGCCTGTATGTGGCTGTTGCGTAAGAAAGTGAACCCGCTGTGGATTATCGTTGGCTTCTTTGTCATCGGTATCGCGGGTTATGCGGTCGGCCTGTTGGGCCTGTAA
- the yoaE gene encoding CNNM family cation transport protein YoaE, with product MEFLMDPSIWAGLLTLVVLEIVLGIDNLVFIAILADKLPPKQRDKARLIGLSLALVMRLALLSIISWMVTLTQPLFTVMDFTFSGRDLIMLLGGIFLLFKATTELHERLENREHDSGHGKGYASFWVVVTQIVILDAVFSLDAVITAVGMVNHLPVMMAAVVIAMAVMLLASKPLTRFVNQHPTVVVLCLSFLLMIGLSLVAEGFGFHIPKGYLYAAIGFSIIIEVFNQIARRNFIRHQSTLPLRARTADAILRLMGGKRQAAVAHESDSQAAVPIPEGAFAEEERYMINGVLTLAQRSLRGIMTPRGEISWVDANLSVDEIREQLLSSPHSLFPVCRGELDEIIGIVRAKELLVALEEGVDVAAIASASPAIVVPETLDPINLLGVLRRARGSFVIVTNEFGVVQGLVTPLDVLEAIAGEFPDADETPEITVDGEGWLVKGGTDLHALQQALAVDNLVDEDEDIATVAGLVIAANGHIPRMGDVIEVPPLSITIVDANDYRVDLVRIVKEQPAQEEEE from the coding sequence ATGGAATTCTTAATGGACCCCTCGATTTGGGCGGGTTTGCTCACGCTTGTCGTCCTGGAAATTGTCCTGGGCATCGATAACCTGGTTTTTATTGCGATTCTTGCGGATAAGCTGCCGCCGAAGCAGCGTGACAAAGCACGTCTGATTGGTTTATCCCTGGCGCTCGTGATGCGTCTGGCCTTGCTGTCTATTATTTCGTGGATGGTCACCCTGACCCAACCGCTGTTCACCGTCATGGATTTCACCTTCTCCGGTCGTGATCTGATCATGCTGCTCGGGGGTATCTTCCTGTTGTTTAAAGCCACGACGGAACTTCATGAACGGCTGGAAAACCGTGAACACGACTCCGGGCATGGTAAAGGGTATGCCAGCTTCTGGGTGGTCGTGACGCAGATCGTTATCCTGGATGCGGTATTCTCGCTGGATGCGGTGATTACGGCTGTCGGTATGGTGAACCATCTGCCTGTAATGATGGCGGCGGTCGTGATCGCGATGGCGGTGATGCTGCTGGCGTCCAAGCCGCTGACGCGTTTCGTCAACCAACATCCGACGGTGGTGGTGCTCTGTCTGAGCTTCCTGCTGATGATTGGTCTGAGTCTGGTCGCCGAAGGTTTTGGTTTCCATATTCCGAAAGGCTACCTGTACGCCGCGATTGGCTTCTCGATCATTATCGAAGTGTTTAACCAGATTGCGCGTCGCAACTTTATTCGCCATCAGTCAACGCTGCCGCTGCGTGCGCGTACGGCTGACGCGATCCTGCGTCTGATGGGCGGAAAACGTCAGGCGGCGGTGGCGCATGAATCCGACAGCCAGGCTGCCGTTCCGATCCCGGAAGGGGCATTTGCGGAAGAAGAACGCTATATGATTAACGGCGTGCTGACGCTGGCACAGCGCTCGCTGCGCGGGATCATGACTCCGCGTGGTGAAATCAGTTGGGTGGACGCCAATCTGAGCGTTGATGAGATCCGCGAGCAGTTGCTCTCCTCGCCGCACAGCCTGTTCCCGGTGTGTCGTGGCGAACTGGATGAGATCATCGGTATCGTACGGGCGAAAGAGCTGCTGGTGGCGCTGGAAGAGGGCGTCGACGTCGCGGCTATCGCGTCAGCTTCACCGGCCATTGTGGTACCGGAAACGCTGGATCCTATCAACCTGTTGGGTGTCCTGCGTCGTGCACGCGGTAGTTTTGTTATCGTCACCAACGAGTTTGGCGTGGTGCAGGGGCTGGTTACGCCGCTGGATGTCCTTGAAGCCATTGCCGGTGAGTTCCCGGATGCTGATGAAACGCCGGAAATTACCGTTGACGGCGAAGGCTGGTTAGTCAAAGGCGGCACCGATCTGCATGCCCTGCAACAGGCGCTGGCGGTGGATAACCTGGTTGATGAAGACGAAGACATCGCCACGGTCGCGGGACTGGTGATTGCGGCTAATGGTCACATTCCCCGTATGGGCGATGTGATCGAGGTTCCTCCGCTGAGCATTACCATTGTCGACGCTAATGACTACCGCGTGGATCTGGTGCGAATTGTTAAAGAACAACCTGCGCAAGAAGAAGAGGAGTAA
- a CDS encoding protein YoaL, with product MKIRNLVFANEKFRRVKYLCYNSLQRKVNLCQKHVASVMFTFCLTNQEYRALARCMDRHRRHFTFRPHRACQSGMSCHTFCLHCVLSPVNHSLSRSLSWNS from the coding sequence ATGAAGATCCGTAATTTAGTTTTCGCCAATGAGAAATTTCGTAGAGTAAAATATCTCTGTTACAACTCTTTGCAAAGGAAGGTAAATCTTTGCCAAAAACACGTTGCCTCTGTTATGTTTACGTTCTGTTTAACTAACCAGGAGTATAGGGCACTAGCCCGCTGTATGGATCGTCACCGACGTCATTTCACCTTCAGGCCGCATCGCGCCTGCCAGTCTGGCATGTCTTGCCACACGTTTTGTCTGCACTGTGTTTTATCGCCTGTTAACCATTCCTTAAGCAGGAGCTTGTCATGGAATTCTTAA
- a CDS encoding DUF986 family protein translates to MTITDLVLVFFIAALLAYAIYDQFIMPRRNGPTLLAIPLLRRSRVDSVIFIGLIAILIYNNVTSHGAVMTTWLLCALALMGFYIFWIRVPKILFKQGGFFFANVWIEYNRIKEMNLSEDGVLVMQLEQRRLLIRVRNIDDLEKIYKLLVSSQ, encoded by the coding sequence ATGACTATCACGGACCTGGTGCTGGTTTTCTTTATTGCCGCGTTACTGGCTTACGCCATTTACGATCAGTTCATCATGCCACGCCGCAATGGCCCGACTCTGCTTGCCATTCCCCTGCTGCGCCGAAGCCGCGTGGACAGCGTCATCTTCATTGGCCTCATCGCGATTCTTATCTACAACAATGTCACCAGCCATGGGGCTGTCATGACCACCTGGTTATTATGCGCTCTGGCGTTAATGGGGTTTTATATTTTCTGGATCCGGGTCCCGAAAATCCTCTTCAAACAGGGTGGCTTTTTCTTCGCCAACGTATGGATAGAATATAACCGCATTAAAGAGATGAATTTATCGGAAGATGGTGTTCTGGTGATGCAATTAGAACAACGGCGTCTGCTTATTCGTGTACGGAATATCGACGATCTGGAAAAGATATATAAACTTCTCGTTTCTTCTCAGTAA
- a CDS encoding YebO family protein: MNEVVNSGVLNFASLIVSVGVLVVGLVLWFFINRASSRTNEQIELLEALLDQQKRQNALLRRLCEANEPEKVAEASPKANDPQEDEDIIRLVAER; encoded by the coding sequence ATGAACGAAGTAGTGAATTCCGGCGTGCTTAATTTTGCGTCGTTGATTGTATCGGTGGGGGTTCTGGTTGTTGGGCTGGTGCTGTGGTTCTTTATCAACCGTGCGAGCTCGCGAACCAATGAGCAGATTGAGCTGCTTGAAGCGTTGTTAGACCAGCAGAAGCGACAAAATGCATTATTGCGTCGTCTCTGTGAAGCGAACGAGCCGGAAAAAGTGGCAGAGGCATCGCCTAAGGCCAATGATCCGCAAGAGGATGAGGACATCATCCGTCTGGTCGCAGAACGTTAA
- a CDS encoding PTS mannose/fructose/sorbose transporter subunit IIC codes for MEITTLQIVLVFIVACIAGMESVLDEFQFHRPLVACTLIGAVLGDMKTGIIIGGTLEMIALGWMNIGAAVAPDAALASIISTVLVIAGHQSIGAGIALAIPLAAAGQVLTIIVRTITVAFQHAADKAAENGNLTALSWLHVSSLFLQAMRIAIPAVIVAISVGTSEVQGMLNAIPEVVTGGLNIAGGMIVVVGYAMVINMMRAGYLMPFFYLGFVTAAFTNFNLVALGVIGAVMAILYIQLSPKYNRVAGAPAQAAGDNSLDNELD; via the coding sequence ATGGAGATTACCACTCTTCAGATTGTGCTGGTGTTCATCGTCGCATGTATCGCGGGTATGGAGTCGGTACTCGATGAATTTCAGTTCCACCGCCCACTGGTGGCCTGTACGCTGATTGGCGCCGTTCTCGGGGATATGAAAACCGGTATTATCATCGGTGGTACCCTGGAAATGATCGCCCTGGGCTGGATGAACATCGGTGCTGCCGTTGCACCTGATGCCGCACTGGCGTCCATTATTTCTACCGTTCTGGTTATTGCCGGTCACCAAAGCATCGGTGCTGGTATCGCGCTGGCGATTCCGCTCGCTGCAGCAGGCCAGGTTCTGACTATCATCGTTCGTACTATCACCGTGGCATTCCAGCACGCGGCGGATAAAGCGGCGGAAAACGGTAACCTGACGGCGCTCTCCTGGCTGCATGTCTCTTCCCTGTTCCTGCAGGCGATGCGTATCGCTATCCCGGCGGTTATCGTTGCGATTTCCGTAGGCACCAGCGAAGTTCAGGGCATGCTGAATGCGATTCCGGAAGTGGTGACTGGCGGTCTGAACATCGCCGGCGGCATGATCGTTGTGGTCGGTTACGCGATGGTTATCAACATGATGCGTGCAGGCTATCTGATGCCGTTCTTCTACCTCGGCTTCGTGACTGCGGCATTTACTAACTTCAACCTGGTTGCTCTGGGTGTGATTGGTGCGGTAATGGCCATCCTCTACATCCAACTGAGCCCGAAATATAACCGCGTGGCAGGTGCACCAGCGCAGGCTGCTGGTGACAACTCCCTCGATAACGAACTGGACTAG
- the rlmA gene encoding 23S rRNA (guanine(745)-N(1))-methyltransferase, translated as MSFSCPLCHQPLAHVNNSFICPQRHQFDVAKEGYVNLLPVQHKRSRDPGDSAEMMQARRAFLDAGHYQPLRGAIVEQLSARLDASATSILDIGCGEGYYTHAFADALPTATTYGLDVAKVAIKAAARRYPQVTFCVASSHRLPFADASQDAIVRIYAPCKAQELARVVKSQGWVITATPGPRHLMELKGLIYDEVRLHAPHTEQLEGFTLLEDITLAYPMRLSGKEAVALLQMTPFAWRAKPEVWERLASTEVFDCQTDFRLHLWQRAD; from the coding sequence ATGTCGTTTTCCTGCCCACTTTGTCACCAGCCCCTTGCGCACGTTAATAACAGTTTTATCTGTCCGCAGCGGCATCAGTTTGATGTGGCAAAAGAGGGGTACGTTAACCTGTTGCCGGTACAGCATAAGCGTTCACGCGATCCGGGCGACAGCGCGGAGATGATGCAGGCACGGCGTGCATTTCTTGATGCCGGACATTATCAACCCCTGCGTGGCGCCATTGTTGAGCAGCTTTCCGCGCGCCTCGACGCGTCGGCGACCTCGATTCTTGATATCGGCTGTGGGGAAGGGTATTACACTCATGCCTTTGCTGATGCGTTGCCGACGGCGACCACCTATGGACTGGACGTGGCAAAAGTGGCCATTAAAGCGGCGGCCAGACGCTATCCGCAGGTGACATTCTGCGTCGCCTCGAGTCATCGGTTGCCGTTTGCTGATGCAAGCCAGGACGCCATTGTGCGGATTTACGCGCCGTGTAAAGCGCAAGAGCTGGCGCGCGTGGTCAAGTCGCAGGGTTGGGTGATCACGGCAACGCCGGGACCGCGCCATTTAATGGAGTTGAAAGGGCTGATTTACGATGAGGTTCGGCTCCATGCGCCGCATACTGAGCAACTGGAAGGGTTCACCCTGCTGGAGGATATTACGCTGGCGTATCCGATGCGCCTGAGCGGAAAGGAAGCGGTGGCGCTATTGCAGATGACGCCTTTTGCCTGGCGGGCCAAACCGGAGGTCTGGGAACGCCTGGCGAGTACAGAAGTGTTTGACTGCCAGACGGATTTTCGTCTTCACCTCTGGCAGCGTGCGGATTAA